ACTTAAATTGAAAAGTAGATCATTCTTAGTTTAAGGTTTAGAATTTAGTTCTTATTGTGAAAGGTTTTATCTATAAGTACATCCAGACAATTCTTAGGTTGAAATGAGACTTGTTGGTTTCATTGATGAGTTGAAACATTACAACATCTCATACTGCTCAAAATTTGGATCTGGACACAAGTTGCCACACATGATTTTTAAAGgtataacaaaacataaattgtaTATCTATTCTAAAGGTTTGTATGCAGTTCCTGTTCTATCTATAGGTATGGAATTAGTCTCAATGAGGCCAAATGAAGATCATGATGTAGcaaaccttgaaaaaaaattaataaataagacatgtattgattaatataaaatagCTGTGCAGATGCAGAGATGGAGTGAAATAGGTCACATAGTTAACCTTGATTAAACTTTATCCAATATGAAATTATGGCATATGTAGTTTGTGGAAAAAAAGTGACAAAGTTTATATTGTATGCATACCATGTGTTAAACAAACAGAAAGTAGATGTTTAACTGGTATAACAATGGATTACATTGTGTAACTAGCCTTCATAACATGCAGTGActgccaaaaaataaaacaagttgttttttatattattaattatttgtaacttatcagcttatatacaaatattatgttgatagatgTGTAGTTGTTATCCTGATGAAGCTTGCTAGTAgatgtgaaaatattttgatatgtcaTGAATCTATACAGAGATAAtcttattcaaaatttcaattatttattcaaattatagGAGCATATGTGGTGGGTAACACAAGATAATAGGTCAAGTTGGTAACCTGCACAAAGTTCACTACCAAATTGTATCTCTCAGAGGTCAATTAATTTAATACAAACAAACATGCtacttgctcattgttgaaggccttgcagtgacctatagttgttaatttctgtgtcatttgatctctatCAGAggtttgtctcattggcaatcataccacatgtaccacatcttctttttttatatatgtattcttATTATTACCCAATACTTACCCTTCAAATACACAATTAATAAGAGGTCTGGTGGCCCTTATGTAAACATCTTCATTTGAACATTTCTCATTGAATActtcatcaaaaataaactcATGCTGAAAAGAAAAAGCAatgtatacagaaaaaaaaaactaaaattataaatgttgtttttcatttctgaCATAATATTTGGGGTATTCATTATTAgtctttatcatatacttagcattgatatgatagcttttgcATGTGTGTAATAAGCGGAAGTACACAAGCCATAATTTCCCACCTaggctgataacccatatcagggGCGTCTCGTGCAAAAACCCATAACAGTGCTTCTTGTGCAAGTTACTTCCGGTGTTTCTGGTACCGATTGTTTACTTTTCCAGATATTTTTTATGACGACGTCAAAAGTTACGGGAACTTTTGTGGGGATAGTTTGCTACTTGCTAACAAATGCCATTGACaattatgaatcattttatGGTACAACAAACATGGAGTAATAATGGCAGTGATCATAAAACTCttccaaattttcaatgtttcaaaatgtcTCTATAGAAAATGTTACAATACATACATTGTAAATATGGAGGTAGTGATGCTGTTGTTGGACAATTAtagtatattttattcataatttaacTTCTTTGTAAAGATTTTGACTGTTTAAGTTAttgcatttgtttatttgtcttacataaaactattgtcggaagtatatgataaagcgattaatacatggccttttccatatcagcctgggtatcatccctcgacccatatcaGCACCTCGACTccgtctcgggatgatacccaggctgatatggaaaaggccatgtattaatctctatatatcttacttcatcatgttcatgaatttaacttaaaactttattttctttgtttttcaaaagatCAAATTTTCATAGACAACATGGAAAAAGCTgtacatattaatttttatattttctattgaTCTCCTCATTGAGATATATACACTTTTGgggttgttgttttttgctACGTCTGCCTCTAAAAATAACAACTTGTGCATACTTGGCTTCTTCATATCTAATGCATGCACAGAAAAGAAAGTGTTTACTTTATACATACCTGCAGTGTGTATGCTCTCAGATCAACAGCTGATTTAGGTTCATTAACAGTCAATGTTGTGTCACTTTCAGCTTTAGCAATGTCATcatctgtattctttatttcacGTTTATTTCTCGGTCTTTTCCTTACACAAACTTTAATCCTTTCTAAAGCACTAGAATGACTAGTTCTAGATCTACTTTTACTACTTGTTGGCGTACTTGGTGCATTTGATGGAACACCATAATTATATCCCTTTTGTTTGATACGGTTGACAACCGATCTCCTGACTCTCGGGGGTGATGATGCAGcgtttaaatgttttgttgctGGTTCATAGTCTGAATGATCAGAGGTATCTGATGAAGACTCAGATTCTGAGCTATCTAATAACCTTAAAAGTTCTGCATGACTGGTTTGACTCGGAGGGTTTATTGGTCGTTCATGAACTCTGACATCGCTCACAGCATGCAATGCTTGATCACCCCTCCCACGATTACCTGAAACCAAAGGACTTCTGTTACGTTTTCTTGGTGATGGGTTGTGACTATTTGGTCTTGAAGCAGACAAATTAGATGGCTCTGTTGTATGGACTGatttaataatattgataaGTTCAACTAAGCGTCGTCTGTCATCATGGGATGTTATACCTATGGCTGCACAGTCTTGTGGTGTAAGTCGTGCTAATGCTTCAGATTTTGTAATCCCATTCACTCTTAGGGTGGGATAATATTTTTCTAATCTTGCCTCTTTCAAACATTCATAAAGAGTTCCCATATTTTATGAGCAATTAAGTAGCTGATTCTGTTACGTATCTATAGTCAACctgaaaaaatgaattattttatttgagttttaattaagaatttcaaaataaattttggaATCAACAAGATGTTCCTTGACCATGTagtcatatataaatatgtagtctaaatacttttaatgtctcctaaattttaaatttgtgtttaataataTCACCCAGCAAAGAGAAATTAGGAATTTAGGACATAGAGAATTTTTTTCTGCAGATTGAGAGTACAATGAAACAACATCTTGTAAGAAAGCAGAAAAAACAGACATAACCATATTCCTATTTAATTGATGTATATAAATCCAACAACTCCTGttattcatacttttacaaaatttatatattttgagtatgaaaaaaaagaatttcataACAATGTACAGCATGCACAGTTCAAAAGTACATTATAATAATCTTCATTAGGAGTAAACTTTAgacttttatacatgtatagagaATAGTGAATTTAgaatttattgtcattttaggtCAACAATGAATTATTCAGACTTAAGCAATTCCATGTAACCAAAATACCAAAAcataaagtttttctttttcttaaataagatctacaacagctaaaaatatttatgatccTTTGTCCATGCTTACTGGCATGATTCAGAATCTGTATATGTATGTAGACAGTAAGGtttatacataacatatattacAACTTCTAGGCAAATTAGCCAGGTCAATATCTTTCACATGTCAACAACAGGCAATACCATATATGCAATTACTTACAGATATTAAAGTGTGGACACCAGAATACAATTCCTTTTAGACTGAGTGACGAGTATGTATTAAttatatgtataatgataagaagatgtggtatatgattgccaatgagacaactctccacaggagaccaaatgacacagaaaaataacaactataggttaatgtacagccttcaacaatgagtaaaacacatgccaaatagtcagctatacatgCATGTTTGatcaacaactgcattcaaGTTAGGTACAATGTATACCTGCATTTAACACAGAGGATATATTGCATATGTAAATGTTAGTGTCAATAGTCTACAATTTGGTAATTATAATACTAAAAGTATACAGTAGGTTACTTAATGCAACTGACAAAGTCTTcataatatacatgttataaaatgagGGCTTGTGTTGTATATTAGTACTTATGcagaatcaaaataaagttttcttatcttataaaatgaagatttgacaaacatttataataGAAAATGACAATCAGTTTATTCATTTATCTATCTATCTTCCAGTCAAGGAGTGGAATATACTCCAGTGTGAGTGAACAGCTCATTTAACAGCTACACATAGATGTTTGAcaaataatttgtcaaattatATGTGTCTCCTATACTTTATTGCTAaatggttgttgggttgctgtctctgtGTCAACAAGAAGCAATACATGTGTGTGTACCTACATAGTTTACAGATCATGTAAAATAATGGTGTCTTTCTGGCATAAGCCCAGCATtgttacaataattttaaaaccaattttatatttgcacaaaaaaaacaccattatattgatggtttaattttctacaaaaaatgtTGCATATTTCTATTATGTATCTCCATGCAATTACGTTTTTTCgtaattaaattataagtacTAATCAGATTtctattgtaaatatacatactgcatttcttttattttgctaGTACGCCGGCGTCGTGAAATAACGTAATGTCCTGTTAAAACTGAAAACATTACAGGTTCAGGCATGTCATCCAAAGATCCATAAAAACTGggtcatcttttttttaatcaaacaaaGAACTATAACGAATCTTGTAaaatacatatgtacatgacaaaaatatttgagTATGGCATTGATTATTTTGGTGTGAGccttataaataatttattgaagGGAAAATGTTACTGAAGTCACCATTTTGAAAGACGCGCTTTCCTTGGAAACGATAGGATATATTATCTTCTGTactatttttcaattaaagaaaatttgaagTGACAGATGATAAGATGCATGACAATCTGATATgccagtttaaataaaaaatagttttaaaatgtcatattttacatttcaaaattgttcTCTTGCAAGGAGGTAGGGAAGTTATGGCTTCCGCCGGTGGTTTGGTTGCTGCTGGATTGATAATTTTCcgtaaaattcaaagtaataTCGAGTATTTGCTTCTGCAAACATCATATGGACAACACCACTGGACTCCCCCAAAAGGTAAAATGCGGATTGTAATATGTTTTAGTGAAGCAATCAAGATTTACAAAAAACGTTTACAAGGGAAACAACTCTACAAATAAATGTATCCAAATACCATACACAAATCCGTTATCTAACGTATAACAACGTACCTTAATTAAATCAttactataatttaaaaaaaaccacttatGATAGCATAAGCATTATCTTACTCTAATAATTCATCTTCTCACATTAAATATTCTCTGATTTCCTTCTaattaaaagatcaatgtaCACAGATGtcaagttatttatatattgggaATACACTTTCAGTATTTGCAAATCTGTCCAACTTGAACTTCCTCAATCCTCAATCTTAATAAGGCCTGTTGGCACGAATTGTCCCAATGTGCAGTTTTCATCTCTGGTGCGTTTTCCTCAACCTATTTTGTTCTCTGTGCTTTAAATTGGTTTGCGCTGGTTAAGATCGGGATTGAGGAACAGCAGTATTAAATCTGCCTGTTCTCAGTGTTCTGTCAATGTAATGTGCCACAGTTTGTAGTTTGGCTTTTGTCTCTTCAATGTTCTCGCCGTCCAGTCTCGTTAGCATAGTAGCTAAATTCAAGTTTCTGACCCCAACCTCTTTGGATATTTGATGAAACATATCTTCTTGTTCATTTTCTTAGCAGCTAGCTAGGGACACTCCATAAGGAAATGGTGAGTTGTTTCAGGTGCTCCACAGTTTCATGACTCTATGGCATTGGTTTGGCCTACTCGGTTCTTGTAGTAGTTGAGTTCTGTATAACCAGTTCTTAGTTGGGCGAATATACTGAAATGTCTTTTAGTTGGGAAGTCATACATAAAAAGGTCCCTGCCTCTCTCAGatattttccattttctctGCCATTTATTTCCTGTACTTTTATATGCTGCTTGTTTGACGTCCTGCAGTGTTATGACGTTATTTTTTGGTGGGAGATCTTTTGCTTCCTCTGCCGCTGTTTTTGCAAGGATGTCAGCATCATCATTGCCAGCTATGTTGGCATGTCCTGTTGTCATACAACAATATCTTTTCCATTGTGGTGTCAGATATTTTCtgttatgacgtcaaaattttaaggGAACAtttgtgatgtccagtaatTGTGAGAATAAGTAGCTATAAGGGATCATAAGGTATAGACATTAAaataagattgagaatggaaccgaccaaagagcaaacaacagctGAAAGcaatcaatgggtcttcaatgcagctaGAATTTCCTGCCCACTGAGGTGTACTTAAGCTGGTTACATAATTTGCATTGATAAAAACTTTGCAATAATTTACAGTATTCCAAAGAATGCTTTGAAGTCTGATTATCTTTTTGAAAACTTGCTGGTCTGACTTGGTCTTTAGATactcacatttttttaactgatgGATCGAGATATTCTTCTTTTGTTAcattaaaattgacttttatttgtaaaaaaagagtAGGAAAtattgttgaattgtttaaGCAACTAACAATAATCATATATTTCTTCTCACTTCGTAAGgaagcaaccatttgattttttttggggaggctatgttttttttgaaaaaaaaagtttgtttccagtttttggagaaaaaaaataatttgtttttgaccctgagaaaaaaaaattgtttgttacaCCCTTAGCTGCttctatatgtaatgctaaaattgaaagaaaaaaattgcttTCATTTTGTCGCCAAAAAAATAGAGCGTTTTTCGCCGaaggcaaaaaaaaagtttgcttagaaaaaaaatccatagaaaatcaaatggttacTGCCTAATGTAAACTCAATGAAGTCTTCAAACTATCTTTTGTTGTACAATGGAATGTCAGAGGAAGGAATTTACAGGATCTTTTCATCATGTGAAATACCAGATTGTGTTTTagaaaacaaatggaaaaataactGTATTTCATTCAattagttaaatatttttcaggTCATGTTGACCCAGGAGAATCAGAACTCCAGACAGCCATAAGAGAAACAGAAGAAGAAGCAGGACTTAGTGAACAAGCTTACAACATATTGTCAGAATTCAATTATACATTAAACTATGAAGTGAAGGGAAGACCTAAACGAGTTGTATATTGGTTAGCAGAGATGAAAAACCCTGAATGTCCAATTATATTATCAGATGAACATCAGAAATATGTTTGGTCAACTCTTGATCGAGCTTTGGAATTTTCTCAATATTCAGACAtgcaaaaacttttaaaagaggCAGATAATCACATTAAAAGTCAAAAGTAATCAATAACATATTTATGAAGGTtgatcatttttgaaaaaactgAAAAGTGACGTACCCAGTAATATACAGACATGATattagaataaaatatgatcAACATGTGTAAGACTGTCATGCGGAATAAAGTTTTAGACATCTTATTCACTGGTTCGTGTCAACAAATGCATGTAGTGAGTTTGGAATGACCATGGTTGTTTTTGAGGTGTTGTAATAACTGATTTACATTATAAGCAATACaagattatatacattttatacctattattaaataattatacatttgtaccatTTTTAAAGGATTTATGCCATACAATACAACACAATTATACATGATGATGCCAGTACTTTTATCAAACCAATTTAATAAGCACCCATTGAGGGCATGAGTACAAACATGACAGCACAATGAACATCAGTTATTGAATATAATATGCAGGAGATATATGTAGccttgataaatttaaataccaGATATGGCCATACTGTccattaaaattttacattatttttgttttgtttgttactaCAGTTCATAGAAAAAACTctttcttttgctttttgtacttgtttgtcccatgaattttaaaaaaaatttatctTTAAGATAAACATTTTATGTATGATAGTTAAAGgttgatatcaaaatattagTAAAATTGAACAAAGACATAGAAAGTTGGTTGTGTTTTAATATATCATATCAAGTTTTTGATAGTATGATTATGATGCAATataattgaaatttgaattatttcttgATAATATTACAAAAGTAAGatgatgtagtatgattgccaaatgagaaaactcttcCAGTTTGAATCTGGAAATGATCTTACGCAGAAGGTGTTGTATGGGAGTTAACACTAAATGCTAGTGTGTTTATAATTATACTTGTATTattcatgataaaatattttttacatccAACCCTCTagtttatagaatattttgaattatttccctTAGGATTGGAAATGATCATGTtgaatgggagataactctaaatgCTAGTTTATAGAATagtttgagttatttcccttactatattgacaatgattaGATTTACTTCATACTATATGTTCTGCAAGGTAATAAATCAACATTTAGTTTCTTTCATACTTCAAGGTTTGTTATATGAAGTGATAGTAAAAGTATTGTcacttatatttcaaatttacctGAACtagttttatttccttttatgttacatttgtcttagaatataatattgattttactGATAATATAAATCATAGAACACTGTCTGTTGTTGAGACTTTTTGTCAATGATTACAGGACTAAACAGTCTGATTGATGGTATTGTTTTCCGTCTTGTTCACTTTAATACAAGTGAATACTTGATTGATAAAAGGAAACTCCCTTTGGATTTGAAGATTTTCTGGTGATGCCTTAGAATTACAAAACTTACTCTTAAAGTTATGTTGTTGGTACTGTTTTGGTAAAGGAAAGAttccttttaattttgaacattttctaatttatttattCCAGAGTTACTGGACATGCCTTCAGATTTAAGGTAGTATGCACATGTTTTTGAGTCTAGCTCTATAGTATGCATGTATCAAATAACTACAAAAAGGTTAACATCACAcgattttttgtaataaaaaaatggacatATCATTAATTCCTGGCCTagctgtttatttaaaattcatcaGTGTTAAGGCTTTGACAAGAAAGAGAGCTAAAAATAAGGTAGTTTTTGTATCacagtttttcatattttggttatttctttatattattttttacacatAACAGCATCAATATAAACTATATTTGTGGAATTTTCTTGTTGCATTAaagacccatttgtggccttttttttatataaataaggccgttagttttctcgtttgaattgttttacattgtcatattggggccttttatagctgactgtgcagTATGGTcttggctcattgttgaagattgtacagtgacctatagttgttaatgtctgtgtcattttggtctcttgtggaaaatTATCTCATCTGCTCAttgttaatcataccacatcttcttttttaaatttgattgttgTCTACTCTTTCGTTGGGTTGTTGtctactctttggtcgggttgtggTCTCtgatatattccccatttccattctcaattttatatttggtaTACCATTATATAGGATCCTTTTATGGTCTAATGATCAGATAAGGTtcacctcatttcatggatcagtgatcaagtttaaagtttttgtggtcaagtccatacATGTATCTCCGATACTATAAGCCAGATGTCAACTTTATTCAGTGTATGGAATTGTTGTCAGGTGTACATGTCAGActggcaggtttcatctgaccttaacctcaGTTTCTATTATAGTTCATTAGTCAATGTAAAATTATCATAATTAGGTCTTTTTCTCAGATACTGTTAGCAAATGGctgaactatatttggtgtatggaatgattgtaaggtgttcaAGTTAGTCTAAGGGctcatctaaccttgaccttGTTGACATGGATCCTTAATATCAAGTTTATGTGATTCTTGTCTTGTGCTACACGAGAGCCTGCATTTATTCAGATTCAACAATAATAAACACATCACATCAGTATTCAAGAAGTGGGGgaaagaatatattttcatggaCACAAGCAACACACCCATGATCATAAATGTTGACTTTAAAGATTTCAGCGTCAATTCAAATAATGCAAATAATGGAAAAGAAGATGAACACATTATACACTAATATATATAACTAAGAATTTAATCAAGAAGGGTACATGAAAGCACAGATTAggtgtaaaataatatttacacaTCTGTTCATATCCTTTATTCTGCACTCGTAAATTCCTTACTTTTTTATTGAAAGGAGACTAGCTTTTGTAACCACCTTAATTTCATTAAAGCTTCTGCCTTGTATGAGACCTGTTTGACTTAACCAATGCCTAGGATCTCAATTACAACCAACAGATAATAAAGCTTTGATAATCAATACCATGGACACAGAAGACCCTCTATCCTGACCTTCAGACAACCTTAATACTACCTACCAGTATTTTGCTGTGTCAgtaaataacaattatatagctggattattatatattttattgatatttgagCAATACTTCCATAATACAATGAGCATGCATACACACATGTTACAATAAAATTCTTAAGCTGAAAATAAGGCAAgaaaaaagaggaaaacaaaaattgataacattATACTTGGCAAGAAATTGTACCACAGCTAAAAACAAAGGCTTTTTTAGGCAAAACAATGCCCAGAATAAGCAATTTCAACTTATGCAAATTTCCTCATTAccttaatattattttcaaacaaattttataaaatgtttgtaatttcaATTCACCtcttaatataaagaaaatataatgcttTTAGTTTTTTGAATTAATCATAATTATAACAACTTTTGTGACCAACTTTGATGGTAGATAAACAAATTTAGTCAACAGTTCATAACTCTGCAAATATATGAATTTCGATCCAGTACAATAAcaacacatttaaaatttgaattttctagAGAACTTCTAAAAGTTGCATTGCATTTCTGGTTTATTCACTTTGTTTGTGAAATATATAACACTAGTGACCATATCTCACCATATTCTGATCAACTGAATGACTCTGAAGATTAAGATATTGGAAtagaattatttaatttatattaacatgattttatttacattgatttaGGTACCCTGATTaattacaattatttattta
Above is a window of Mytilus trossulus isolate FHL-02 chromosome 4, PNRI_Mtr1.1.1.hap1, whole genome shotgun sequence DNA encoding:
- the LOC134716330 gene encoding bis(5'-nucleosyl)-tetraphosphatase [asymmetrical]-like → MASAGGLVAAGLIIFRKIQSNIEYLLLQTSYGQHHWTPPKGHVDPGESELQTAIRETEEEAGLSEQAYNILSEFNYTLNYEVKGRPKRVVYWLAEMKNPECPIILSDEHQKYVWSTLDRALEFSQYSDMQKLLKEADNHIKSQK